One genomic window of Gavia stellata isolate bGavSte3 chromosome 7, bGavSte3.hap2, whole genome shotgun sequence includes the following:
- the LRRC4C gene encoding leucine-rich repeat-containing protein 4C produces MLNKMTLHPQQIMIGPRFNRALFDPLLVVLLALQLLVVAGLVRAQTCPSVCSCSNQFSKVICVRKNLRDVPDGISTNTRLLNLHENQIQIIKVNSFKHLRHLEILQLSRNHIRTIEIGAFNGLANLNTLELFDNRLTTIPNGAFVYLSKLKELWLRNNPIESIPSYAFNRIPSLRRLDLGELKRLSYISEGAFEGLSNLRYLNLAMCNLREIPNLTPLVKLDELDLSGNHLTAIRPGSFQGLMHLQKLWMIQSQIQVIERNAFDNLQSLVEINLAHNNLTLLPHDLFTPLRLERIHLHHNPWNCNCDILWLSWWIKDKAPSNTACCARCHTPPSLKGRYIGELDLNYFTCYAPVIVEPPADLNVTEGMAAEMKCRASTSLTSVSWITPNGSVMTHGAYRVRIAVLSDGTLNFTKVTVQDTGLYTCMVSNSVGNTTASATLNVTALDNPGYTYFSTVTVETVEPSQDEAQTTEQVGPTPVTNWDTTNMTTSLTPQSTRSTEKTFTIPVTDANNGIPGIDEVMKTTKIIIGCFVAITLMAAVMLVIFYKMRKQHHRQNHHAPTRTVEIINVDDELTGDTPIESHLPMPAIEHEHLNHYNSYKSPFNHTTTVNTINSIHSSVHEPLLIRMNSKDNVQETQI; encoded by the coding sequence ATGTTGAACAAGATGACCTTACATCCACAGCAGATAATGATAGGTCCTAGGTTTAACAGGGCCCTATTTGACCCCCTGCTTGTGGTGCTGTTGGCTCTTCAGCTTCTTGTGGTGGCTGGTCTAGTGAGGGCTCAAACTTGCCCTTCTGTCTGCTCCTGCAGCAACCAGTTCAGTAAAGTGATTTGCGTACGGAAAAACCTGAGAGACGTGCCAGACGGCATCTCCACCAACACCCGGTTACTCAATCTCCATGAGAACCAGATCCAAATCATTAAAGTTAATAGCTTCAAGCATCTGAGGCACCTAGAAAtcctgcagctcagcaggaaTCACATCAGAACAATTGAAATAGGGGCTTTCAATGGTCTGGCCAATCTCAACACTTTGGAACTCTTTGACAATCGTCTGACCACTATCCCAAATGGGGCTTTTGTATACCTATCAAAACTGAAGGAACTGTGGTTGAGAAACAACCCCATCGAGAGCATCCCTTCTTATGCTTTTAACAGAATCCCTTCTCTCCGGAGGTTGGATTTGGGGGAATTGAAAAGGCTTTCATATATCTCAGAAGGTGCCTTTGAAGGTCTGTCCAACTTGAGGTATTTGAACCTTGCCATGTGCAATCTTCGAGAGATTCCTAACCTCACCCCACTTGTAAAACTGGATGAGTTAGATCTTTCTGGGAATCACCTGACTGCCATCCGGCCAGGTTCTTTCCAAGGGTTAATGCATCTTCAGAAATTGTGGATGATACAGTCCCAGATTCAAGTGATAGAAAGGAATGCTTTCGATAACCTTCAGTCACTGGTAGAGATCAATCTGGCACACAACAATCTAACACTACTGCCTCATGACCTGTTCACACCACTCCGCCTGGAAAGGATCCACTTGCATCACAATCCTTGGAACTGCAACTGTGATATCCTTTGGCTCAGCTGGTGGATTAAAGACAAGGCACCCTCCAATACTGCATGCTGTGCCCGTTGCCACACACCTCCCAGTTTAAAAGGAAGGTACATTGGTGAGCTGGACCTGAATTACTTCACATGTTATGCTCCAGTCATAGTGGAGCCACCAGCAGACCTTAACGTCACAGAAGGCatggctgcagagatgaaatgCCGGGCATCAACCTCCCTGACCTCTGTATCTTGGATTACCCCAAATGGATCTGTTATGACGCATGGGGCGTACAGAGTTCGGATTGCTGTGCTCAGTGATGGCACATTAAATTTTACAAAGGTAACTGTGCAAGACACGGGTTTGTATACATGCATGGTGAGTAACTCTGTTGGGAATACCACAGCTTCTGCCACACTGAATGTGACTGCCCTGGATAACCCTGGTTACACGTACTTTTCAACCGTCACAGTAGAGACTGTGGAACCTTCTCAGGATGAGGCACAGACCACAGAGCAGGTTGGGCCCACACCAGTTACCAACTGGGACACCACTAACATGACAACCTCACTCACTCCACAGAGCACAAGATCAACAGAAAAAACGTTCACCATTCCTGTGACGGACGCAAACAACGGGATCCCAGGAATAGATGAGGTTATGAAGACTACCAAAATCATAATTGGTTGTTTTGTGGCTATCACTCTCATGGCTGCTGTGATGCTGGTAATTTTCTACAAGATGAGGAAACAGCATCACCGGCAGAACCATCATGCTCCAACACGGACTGTAGAGATCATTAATGTGGATGATGAGCTTACAGGTGACACACCCATAGAGAGTCACTTGCCCATGCCAGCAATAGAGCATGAGCACCTAAATCACTATAACTCTTATAAGTCTCCTTTCAACCACACAACAACAGTTAACACAATAAATTCAATACACAGTTCAGTGCATGAACCGTTATTGATCCGAATGAACTCAAAAGACAATGTACAAGAGACTCAAATCTAA